The Chloroflexi bacterium ADurb.Bin180 genome has a segment encoding these proteins:
- a CDS encoding phosphatidylglycerophosphate synthetase, with protein MANAITLARLPLLIVVVGLLYQPESSARFVAAGLIVLLILMDTLDGVVARALHQESLIGSVLDIAADRTVELLLWVVYADLDLIPIAIPLLVIGRGVFVDALRSVAPSRGLTPFGLMRSRLGKFLVKSPWLRTPYGIAKAIAFCLLAIQHGLAVGGGGGLRPVASAAQLAAWVAVVLCVARAIPVLVEGPRSLMDPLPPREATK; from the coding sequence ATGGCAAATGCGATTACGTTAGCTCGGCTTCCGTTGTTGATCGTCGTTGTGGGCCTTTTGTACCAGCCAGAGAGTAGCGCCCGCTTCGTCGCGGCTGGACTTATCGTCCTGCTCATCTTGATGGACACGTTGGATGGCGTTGTTGCCAGGGCTTTGCATCAGGAATCACTCATCGGCAGTGTCCTCGATATTGCTGCTGACCGGACCGTCGAGTTGCTTCTATGGGTTGTCTACGCGGATCTGGACCTCATCCCAATCGCTATACCACTACTGGTCATCGGGCGGGGTGTATTCGTCGATGCGCTTCGCTCGGTTGCTCCCTCGCGGGGGTTGACCCCCTTCGGGCTGATGCGCTCACGATTGGGGAAGTTCCTCGTGAAGTCGCCCTGGCTACGCACTCCGTACGGCATCGCGAAAGCGATCGCTTTCTGTCTCCTCGCTATTCAGCATGGCCTGGCGGTCGGTGGGGGCGGAGGCCTGAGGCCCGTTGCCAGTGCTGCTCAGCTGGCCGCATGGGTCGCCGTGGTCCTGTGTGTGGCAAGAGCCATCCCCGTGCTGGTGGAGGGCCCGCGCTCGTTGATGGACCCCCTGCCTCCGAGAGAGGCTACCAAATAG